A window of the Streptomyces sp. JB150 genome harbors these coding sequences:
- the rox gene encoding rifampin monooxygenase produces the protein MIDVIVVGGGPTGLMLASELRLHGVRVVVLERLAEPTKESRGQGLHARSVEVMDMRGLLERFLAVSEKFQVGGLFAGIARPWPDGLDTAHPYGLATPQPVTERLLNERAQELGTEIRRGCEVVGVSQDEDGVSVELADGTRLRSRYAVGCDGGRSTVRKLIGVGFPGEAATVETLLGEMALTADRETIDAVVTEVRKTQLRFGAVPLGDGVYRVVVPADGVAEERTAPPALEEFRRQLRAVAGTDFGAHAPRWLSRFGDATRQAERYRAGRVLLAGDAAHIHPPTGGQGLNLGVQDAFNLGWKLAGAVAGWAPAGLLDSYHAERHPVAARVLGNTRAQIALMGTDPGATALRELFTRLMDFEDVNRYVTGMITAIDVRYDFGEGHELLGRRMRDLPLKQGRLYELTHTGRGLLLDGTGRLSVAGWTDRVDHVVDAGEVLDVPAVLLRPDGHVAWAGEDQEGLLGRLHKWFGAPMR, from the coding sequence ATGATCGACGTGATCGTGGTCGGCGGTGGGCCGACCGGCCTGATGCTGGCGAGCGAGCTGCGGCTGCACGGGGTGCGGGTGGTCGTGCTGGAGCGGCTGGCCGAGCCGACGAAGGAGTCGCGCGGGCAGGGCCTGCACGCGCGCAGCGTCGAGGTGATGGACATGCGGGGCCTGCTGGAGCGGTTCCTGGCGGTGAGTGAGAAGTTCCAGGTGGGCGGCTTGTTCGCGGGGATCGCCAGGCCGTGGCCGGACGGGCTGGACACCGCCCACCCGTACGGCCTCGCCACCCCGCAGCCGGTGACCGAGCGGCTGCTGAACGAGCGGGCGCAGGAGCTGGGCACCGAGATCCGGCGCGGGTGCGAGGTGGTCGGGGTGAGCCAGGACGAGGACGGGGTGAGCGTCGAACTGGCGGACGGCACGCGGCTGCGCTCGCGCTATGCCGTCGGGTGCGACGGCGGCCGCAGCACGGTGCGCAAGCTGATCGGCGTGGGCTTTCCCGGCGAGGCGGCCACGGTGGAGACGCTGCTGGGCGAGATGGCCCTGACCGCGGACCGGGAGACGATCGACGCCGTCGTCACGGAGGTCCGCAAGACCCAGTTGCGGTTCGGCGCCGTTCCCCTCGGGGACGGGGTGTACCGCGTCGTCGTGCCCGCCGACGGGGTGGCCGAGGAGCGTACGGCGCCGCCGGCCCTGGAGGAGTTCCGGCGGCAGCTGCGGGCCGTCGCGGGCACCGACTTCGGCGCGCACGCGCCGCGCTGGCTGTCCCGGTTCGGCGACGCCACCCGGCAGGCCGAGCGGTACCGGGCGGGACGGGTGCTGCTCGCGGGCGACGCCGCGCACATCCACCCGCCGACCGGCGGACAGGGCCTCAACCTCGGTGTGCAGGACGCGTTCAACCTCGGCTGGAAGCTGGCCGGCGCGGTGGCCGGCTGGGCTCCGGCGGGCCTGCTGGACAGCTACCACGCCGAACGGCACCCGGTGGCCGCCCGCGTGCTGGGCAACACGCGGGCGCAGATCGCGCTGATGGGCACCGATCCGGGCGCGACCGCGCTGCGGGAGCTGTTCACGCGGCTGATGGACTTCGAGGACGTGAACCGGTACGTCACCGGGATGATCACGGCTATCGACGTCCGCTACGACTTCGGCGAGGGCCACGAACTGCTCGGCCGCCGGATGCGCGACCTGCCCCTGAAACAGGGCCGGTTGTACGAGCTGACGCACACCGGCCGCGGGCTGCTGCTGGACGGCACCGGGCGGCTCTCGGTCGCGGGCTGGACCGACCGGGTCGATCACGTCGTCGACGCCGGCGAGGTACTGGACGTACCCGCGGTGCTGCTGCGCCCGGACGGCCATGTGGCCTGGGCCGGTGAGGACCAGGAGGGCCTGCTCGGCAGGTTGCACAAGTGGTTCGGAGCGCCGATGCGGTAA
- a CDS encoding SHOCT domain-containing protein, with protein sequence MHTLAHLGDAAPGAWILFFPLIWAAVVLGGITLLRRTAWRGHGPSGRPAPADHPSPLTVLGRRFASGEIDEEEYWRRLSVLEEQFGRAGGAGGR encoded by the coding sequence ATGCACACCCTGGCCCACCTCGGCGACGCCGCCCCCGGCGCCTGGATCCTCTTCTTCCCACTGATCTGGGCAGCCGTCGTCCTCGGCGGCATCACGCTTCTGCGCCGCACCGCGTGGCGCGGCCACGGCCCCTCCGGGCGCCCCGCCCCCGCCGACCACCCCTCACCCCTCACCGTCCTCGGCCGCCGCTTCGCCTCCGGTGAGATCGACGAGGAGGAGTACTGGCGCCGGCTGTCCGTCCTGGAGGAGCAGTTCGGACGTGCGGGAGGTGCGGGGGGAAGGTGA
- a CDS encoding PLP-dependent cysteine synthase family protein produces MSTSTPQQPPAGATLDTLDVDRTDTAYRDWLKEAVRKVQADANRSADTHLLRFPLPEHWGIDLYLKDESTHPTGSLKHRLARSLFLYGLCNGWIRPGRPVIEASSGSTAVSEAYFAKLIGVPFVAVMPRTTSAEKIRLIEFHGGRCHFVDDPRTMYAESARLAAETGGHYMDQFTYAERATDWRGNNNIAESIFRQLRLERFPEPAWIVATAGTGGTSATIARYVHYMQYDTRLCVADPENSCFFEGWTTGDPDVTCDCGSRIEGIGRPRMEPSFVPGAVDRMMKVPDAASVAAVRALEQAIGRKAGGSTGTGLWSALKIVAEMAAGGRTGSVVTLLCDPGDRYLDKYYSDTWLAEQGLDVRPYAAAIESLLATGVWPD; encoded by the coding sequence GTGAGCACCAGCACCCCCCAGCAGCCCCCCGCCGGCGCGACCCTCGACACCCTCGACGTCGACCGCACCGACACCGCCTACCGCGACTGGCTGAAGGAAGCCGTCCGCAAGGTTCAGGCGGACGCCAACCGCTCCGCCGACACCCATCTGCTCCGCTTCCCGCTGCCCGAGCACTGGGGCATCGACCTGTACCTGAAGGACGAGTCGACCCACCCCACCGGCAGTCTCAAGCACCGCCTCGCCCGCTCCCTCTTCCTCTACGGCCTGTGCAACGGCTGGATCCGCCCCGGCCGCCCGGTCATCGAGGCCTCCAGCGGCTCCACGGCCGTCTCCGAGGCGTACTTCGCCAAGCTGATCGGCGTGCCCTTCGTCGCCGTCATGCCGCGCACGACCAGTGCCGAGAAGATCCGCCTTATCGAGTTCCACGGCGGCCGCTGCCACTTCGTGGACGACCCGCGCACCATGTACGCGGAGTCCGCCCGCCTCGCCGCCGAGACCGGCGGGCACTACATGGACCAGTTCACCTACGCGGAGCGGGCCACCGACTGGCGCGGCAACAACAACATCGCCGAGTCGATCTTCCGCCAGCTGCGCCTGGAGCGTTTCCCCGAGCCCGCGTGGATCGTCGCCACGGCCGGCACCGGCGGCACCTCCGCCACCATCGCCCGCTACGTCCACTACATGCAGTACGACACCCGCCTGTGCGTCGCCGACCCGGAGAACTCCTGCTTCTTCGAGGGCTGGACCACCGGCGACCCGGACGTCACCTGCGACTGCGGCTCCCGCATCGAGGGCATCGGCCGCCCCCGGATGGAGCCGAGCTTCGTACCGGGCGCCGTCGACCGGATGATGAAGGTTCCCGACGCGGCGAGCGTCGCCGCCGTCCGCGCACTGGAACAGGCCATCGGCCGCAAGGCGGGCGGCTCGACCGGCACCGGCCTGTGGAGCGCGCTGAAGATCGTCGCCGAGATGGCCGCCGGGGGCCGTACCGGCAGCGTGGTCACCCTGCTGTGCGACCCGGGCGACCGCTACCTCGACAAGTACTACTCCGACACCTGGCTCGCCGAGCAGGGGCTGGACGTCCGCCCGTACGCGGCGGCGATCGAGTCCCTGCTGGCGACGGGCGTCTGGCCGGACTAG
- a CDS encoding TetR/AcrR family transcriptional regulator has protein sequence MYSHFMSTSERLIQSTRELLWERGYVGTSPKAILERAGAGQGSMYHHFKGKPDLALAAIRRTAEEMRATAEGVLGGPGTPYERIAAYLRRERDVLRGCPVGRLTMDPDVVASEELRAPVDETLDWLRERLAGIVVEGQESGEFAAGLDAEEVAATIVATVQGGYVLARASGLPSAFDAGVRGLLALLAPPAQPTV, from the coding sequence ATGTACAGTCACTTCATGAGTACCTCCGAGCGACTGATCCAGTCCACCCGCGAGCTGCTCTGGGAGCGCGGTTACGTGGGCACGAGTCCCAAGGCGATCCTGGAGCGGGCCGGCGCCGGGCAGGGCAGCATGTACCACCACTTCAAGGGCAAGCCGGATCTCGCGCTGGCCGCGATCCGGCGGACGGCCGAGGAGATGCGAGCGACCGCGGAGGGCGTGCTCGGCGGGCCGGGGACGCCGTACGAGCGGATCGCGGCCTATCTGCGGCGCGAGCGTGACGTGCTGCGCGGCTGCCCCGTCGGGCGGCTGACCATGGACCCGGACGTCGTCGCCAGCGAGGAACTGCGCGCGCCCGTCGACGAGACGCTCGACTGGCTGCGCGAGCGGCTCGCCGGGATCGTCGTGGAGGGGCAGGAGTCGGGCGAGTTCGCGGCCGGGCTCGACGCCGAGGAGGTGGCGGCGACGATCGTCGCGACCGTCCAGGGCGGTTACGTCCTCGCCCGCGCCTCCGGGCTCCCGTCCGCCTTCGACGCGGGGGTGCGCGGCCTGCTCGCCCTCCTCGCGCCGCCCGCCCAGCCCACCGTCTGA
- a CDS encoding ATP-binding protein, with product MITYPSRHCTVELQALPSRIGQVRRIVSAQLRYWHLDALIDRAALGVTELLTNVHRHAQPDKMCTVEIELLLDRLKVSVRDHDPRLPVVADAESLATCGRGLAMVAAVSESWGALPDGEQGKVVWFTLPTPAPTRKAPPRPPRRIDTEPSPRPPRRAELETTVRRLAEIEPVTAPEPAAETRRPAHAPARSAVPG from the coding sequence GTGATCACTTACCCAAGCAGACACTGCACGGTGGAGCTCCAAGCCCTGCCGTCGCGGATCGGCCAGGTCCGCAGAATCGTTTCTGCGCAATTGCGCTACTGGCATCTGGACGCCTTGATAGACCGGGCCGCGCTCGGTGTGACCGAACTGCTCACCAACGTCCACCGGCACGCCCAGCCCGACAAGATGTGCACCGTGGAGATCGAGCTGCTGCTCGACCGGCTGAAGGTCTCGGTGCGCGACCACGATCCCCGCCTCCCGGTGGTGGCGGACGCCGAGTCACTGGCCACCTGCGGGCGCGGGCTCGCGATGGTTGCGGCGGTCAGCGAGAGCTGGGGGGCGCTGCCGGACGGCGAGCAGGGGAAGGTCGTCTGGTTCACCCTGCCGACACCGGCCCCCACCCGCAAGGCACCCCCGCGCCCGCCCCGCCGCATCGACACGGAACCGTCGCCGCGTCCGCCGCGCCGCGCGGAGCTGGAGACAACCGTGCGCCGCCTGGCGGAGATCGAGCCCGTCACCGCCCCGGAGCCGGCCGCCGAGACGCGCCGGCCCGCACACGCTCCCGCCCGGTCGGCCGTTCCCGGCTGA